A single window of Prochlorococcus marinus XMU1410 DNA harbors:
- a CDS encoding phosphoesterase, protein MIERWALVSGLKGDLDTYELIQKDLKKTPGNITLFVLGDMIGPEKNCNRLLHRLINPKSNDLQPWCIYGWWEEQILLESGYRGDQRAEALRINKGEEVVKSLTNAVDKSFLDWIAALQFGFVELDCGLIHGSSKDVGENLTLDTPPLTLLDRLTRLQVNRLFTARSKQQFHLELTEGIVNSEVEDLNGNRKKEQKVPQKAVIGIGAGKNYTLYDVGTDNTQFVQAGYKTEKRIKGFGRL, encoded by the coding sequence ATGATAGAACGCTGGGCACTCGTAAGTGGTCTTAAAGGGGATCTAGATACTTATGAACTTATTCAAAAAGACTTAAAAAAAACTCCTGGTAATATAACTCTTTTTGTTTTGGGGGATATGATAGGTCCTGAAAAAAACTGTAATAGGCTTCTCCATAGGTTAATTAATCCAAAAAGTAATGATTTACAACCATGGTGCATATATGGTTGGTGGGAAGAACAAATCCTCTTGGAAAGTGGTTACCGTGGTGATCAAAGAGCTGAAGCTTTGAGAATAAATAAGGGTGAAGAAGTAGTTAAGTCTCTTACGAATGCTGTAGACAAATCATTTCTTGATTGGATAGCAGCACTTCAATTTGGATTTGTTGAACTTGATTGTGGTTTGATTCACGGAAGCTCAAAAGATGTTGGCGAAAATTTAACACTAGATACGCCGCCACTGACACTCCTTGATAGACTTACACGTCTTCAGGTAAACAGATTATTTACTGCAAGAAGTAAACAACAGTTTCACTTGGAATTGACAGAGGGGATTGTTAATTCTGAAGTAGAAGATTTAAATGGAAATCGTAAGAAAGAGCAGAAAGTTCCTCAAAAAGCTGTTATTGGTATTGGGGCAGGAAAAAATTATACTCTTTATGATGTCGGGACTGATAATACTCAATTCGTACAAGCAGGATATAAAACAGAAAAAAGAATTAAGGGATTTGGAAGGCTTTAG
- a CDS encoding metallophosphoesterase family protein, whose amino-acid sequence MNQAVISCLHANLPAVEAVLKDIELQGITNITCLGDLVGYGPQPNEVIELIRDKEIPTCQGCWDEDVVDGLDACDCSYPSQLAEKRGHFAHQWTTDKLTTENKDYLANLPYSIRKDKCLFVHGSPNSQHEYLLPDMDAFAALERVENARAEILFCGHTHQPYIRELADGSIAVKIKNAVPKDTQEKEIQLPMRRIVNAGSVGEPRHGGTKATYVVYNDVTNEVKIREVEYDIELTCKAIIDAGLPPIFAWRLKNGFEFAEQAEDASHVCER is encoded by the coding sequence ATGAATCAAGCTGTCATCTCATGTTTACATGCAAATCTACCTGCAGTAGAGGCTGTCTTAAAAGATATTGAACTCCAAGGAATTACAAATATTACCTGTCTTGGAGATCTAGTGGGTTATGGTCCTCAACCTAATGAGGTTATTGAGTTAATAAGAGATAAAGAAATTCCTACTTGTCAGGGATGTTGGGACGAAGACGTTGTTGATGGATTAGATGCTTGCGATTGTAGTTATCCTTCTCAGCTTGCTGAAAAAAGAGGTCATTTTGCTCATCAATGGACTACAGATAAATTAACTACAGAAAATAAGGATTATCTAGCTAATCTACCCTACTCAATACGTAAAGATAAGTGTCTTTTTGTTCATGGTAGTCCTAATAGTCAACATGAATATCTTCTACCCGATATGGATGCATTCGCAGCTCTTGAGAGAGTTGAAAATGCCAGAGCAGAGATTCTATTTTGTGGTCATACTCACCAACCTTATATTCGCGAATTAGCAGATGGTTCAATTGCTGTAAAGATCAAAAATGCTGTTCCCAAAGATACTCAAGAAAAAGAAATTCAATTGCCGATGCGAAGAATAGTAAATGCAGGTTCAGTTGGAGAGCCAAGACATGGAGGAACTAAAGCTACTTATGTTGTTTATAACGATGTCACTAATGAAGTAAAAATTAGAGAAGTGGAATATGATATTGAACTTACTTGTAAAGCAATAATAGATGCCGGTCTTCCTCCGATTTTTGCATGGCGTTTAAAAAATGGATTCGAATTTGCAGAACAAGCTGAAGATGCATCTCATGTTTGTGAAAGATGA
- a CDS encoding GTP-binding protein has protein sequence MSQVCLISGSPGCGKTNWILNTFKNYSGNCGYLRLGGYSEINLEQAINSKIDFAFLKDQIPNLLDLSISNSISEKDKENILIIIEFPQFFTPKSQGINGVDLRIINELEKYNLQPNRYLHFGRDPELSIKDTLDFREIESISLDLQKHIWDPASLNTFWFELVNGAYGDVYRAKALMNLPDGRYILFNWIVSQQGSQYQTLNQVAPLNGRPERCSEIVIQGKNLNFESIKATIHNCLLNDAVLDHHQTSLRNSQLQTARR, from the coding sequence ATGAGTCAAGTCTGTTTAATATCAGGTTCGCCAGGATGCGGTAAGACAAATTGGATACTAAATACTTTTAAGAATTATTCTGGTAATTGTGGTTACTTACGTCTAGGAGGATATTCCGAAATTAATTTAGAGCAAGCAATAAATTCAAAAATTGATTTTGCTTTTTTGAAAGATCAAATTCCTAACTTATTAGACTTATCTATTTCAAACTCAATATCAGAGAAAGATAAAGAAAACATTTTAATTATTATTGAATTTCCACAATTTTTTACACCTAAATCTCAGGGTATTAATGGAGTTGATCTGAGAATTATTAATGAACTTGAAAAATATAATCTCCAGCCAAATAGATATCTTCATTTTGGTAGAGATCCAGAATTATCAATTAAAGATACTTTAGATTTTAGAGAAATTGAATCAATAAGCCTTGATCTTCAAAAGCATATTTGGGATCCTGCAAGCTTGAATACTTTTTGGTTTGAATTAGTTAATGGTGCTTATGGGGATGTATATAGAGCAAAAGCATTAATGAACTTACCTGATGGGCGTTACATCTTGTTTAATTGGATAGTCAGTCAGCAAGGATCTCAATATCAAACATTAAACCAAGTTGCCCCTCTTAATGGAAGACCAGAAAGATGTTCTGAAATTGTTATACAAGGGAAAAATTTAAACTTCGAGTCAATAAAAGCAACGATTCATAATTGCCTTCTTAATGATGCTGTACTAGATCATCATCAAACTTCACTTAGAAATTCACAATTACAAACTGCTCGCCGTTAA
- a CDS encoding EVE domain-containing protein, producing MTEINYWLMKSEPDAYSIDTLKNDGVTLWDGIRNYQARNFMRKMNKGDIVFFYHSNCKPPGIVGLMEVIDLNIIDPTQFDQDSKYFDPKSKPDNPRWDCVKVEYKFKSDKILSLPELKILFNEDELLVVKKGNRLSILPVRNDIAKILLKKI from the coding sequence ATGACTGAAATAAACTACTGGCTAATGAAGAGTGAGCCAGATGCTTACAGCATAGATACTTTAAAAAATGACGGTGTAACTTTATGGGACGGAATAAGAAATTATCAGGCTAGAAATTTTATGAGAAAAATGAATAAAGGAGATATAGTTTTTTTCTATCATTCGAATTGTAAACCCCCAGGTATTGTGGGACTTATGGAGGTAATAGATCTAAATATTATTGATCCAACTCAATTTGATCAAGATTCAAAATACTTTGATCCAAAATCGAAACCTGATAATCCGAGGTGGGATTGTGTAAAAGTAGAATATAAATTTAAATCAGATAAGATTTTAAGTTTACCTGAATTAAAGATTTTATTTAATGAGGACGAGTTATTAGTCGTAAAAAAAGGAAATAGGTTATCTATATTACCTGTCAGAAATGATATTGCAAAAATACTACTAAAAAAAATATAA
- a CDS encoding DUF2811 domain-containing protein: protein MQELNYDENSKVLNHNDEVISFKCELQENLQKAMKEFVEDHPNWDQYRILQAAIAGFLMQKGFQNRDLTRLYIGNMFSINFED from the coding sequence ATGCAAGAGTTAAATTACGACGAAAATTCAAAAGTATTAAATCATAATGATGAAGTAATAAGTTTCAAATGTGAACTTCAAGAAAATCTTCAAAAGGCTATGAAAGAATTCGTTGAGGACCATCCTAACTGGGATCAATACAGGATATTACAAGCCGCTATTGCAGGATTTTTGATGCAAAAAGGATTTCAAAATAGAGATTTAACGAGACTCTATATTGGTAATATGTTTTCAATCAATTTTGAGGATTAA